In a single window of the Branchiostoma floridae strain S238N-H82 chromosome 2, Bfl_VNyyK, whole genome shotgun sequence genome:
- the LOC118404374 gene encoding kelch-like protein 24, with product MYNMNRTDNNTSLTGQQRTFYNTLAHFYDTLDELETSTFGMTAKPKGELKSLAPRDNFDYYDASHAGVTLGSLNDQRRDGTCTDTVVVTGLVEHHCHRSVLVANSNYFKAMFTSCMREEHEGRVEIKEVESDIVSALLDFSYTGRLHITKGNAQSLLEAASLLQFDKVLQPCYTFMERNMDSYNCLGMNNVAESIGCQHLQETSKTFSLENFADVAKGEEIVLLEKDDLVRYLSSDNLNARREELVFLAGMRWLKHDLDNRRQYCHEVLSTVRFRFIRPNFLLDNVDTEDLVQNSSKCESMIEEFKRYHMLHLDWHDFAPNPQYKPRRCLASEVIVMVGGGERGGKQMWRNSDRVTAYSPLTKKSVKLLSLPSRPVMPSVVALRNDIYVTGGKLDDVVSNEVWKFESKVNLWMKMAPMKHGRYAHGSGILDATIYVVGSKEDESKNTQTEGSGESAVLRTVEKYDAYINRWEDSAPLAKPASSAAVIGYKRRLYVIGGNSSCKMIQRFTPRSSQWDIMESSLVINRCAPAVVLGGLIYVLGGGSRRVVVYDPETEKVSRVCDMTFRRGFHGAAVVEGKIYVTGGVATGDTAAHDTIECYDPKTDTWSISGKMTGPLSMHGCVSICR from the exons ATGTACAACATGAATAGGACTGACAACAACACGTCCCTAACAGGACAGCAGCGAACATTCTACAACACCCTGGCTCATTTTTACGACACACTTGATGAGTTGGAAACGTCAACATTCGGTATGACGGCAAAACCGAAAGGAGAACTGAAGAGCCTCGCACCGAGGGACAATTTCGATTATTACGATGCATCTCACGCAGGTGTGACTCTCGGGAGCCTGAACGACCAGCGCCGGGACGGCACGTGTACCGACACGGTGGTGGTGACGGGACTGGTTGAGCATCATTGCCATCGGAGCGTTCTGGTGGCCAACAGCAATTATTTTAAAG CCATGTTTACAAGCTGTATGAGAGAGGAACATGAAGGAAGGGTTGAGATAAAGGAAGTGGAAAGTGACATAGTGTCCGCACTGCTAGACTTCAGCTACACGGGGAGGCTCCACATCACAAAGGGCAACGCGCAGTCACTCCTGGAAGCTGCGTCCTTGCTCCAGTTCGATAAG GTGCTACAGCCATGTTACACCTTCATGGAGAGGAACATGGACTCGTACAACTGTCTTGGTATGAACAATGTCGCCGAGTCTATCGGGTGCCAACACCTACAGGAAAC ATCCAAAACGTTTTCATTGGAGAACTTTGCCGACGTAGCTAAGGGCGAGGAGATCGTCCTACTAGAGAAGGATGATCTTGTGCGTTACCTGTCTAGCGACAACCTGAACGCACGGCGGGAGGAGCTGGTGTTTCTGGCCGGCATGAGGTGGCTTAAACACGACCTGGACAACAGGAGGCAATATTGTCACGAG GTCCTCTCTACCGTGCGTTTCCGGTTCATCCGACCTAATTTCCTGTTGGATAACGTGGACACTGAGGACCTGGTCCAAAATTCCTCCAAGTGCGAGAGCATGATAGAGGAGTTCAAACGGTACCACATGCTGCATTTAGACTGGCACGACTTCGCACCTAACCCACAGTACAAACCCAGGAGGTGTCTGGCGTCAGAGGTGATCGTCATGGTTGGAGGGG GTGAGAGAGGTGGAAAGCAAATGTGGAGGAATAGTGACCGTGTGACAGCCTACAGCCCGCTCACGAAAAAGTCCGTGAAACTGCTGAGCCTGCCATCTCGTCCGGTCATGCCCTCTGTTGTCGCCCTGCGGAACGACATCTACGTCACAGGAGGAAAACTTGATGACGTCGTCAGTAATGAAGTGTGGAAGTTCGAGTCAAAGGTCAACCTGTGGATGAAAATGGCGCCCATGAAACACGGGAG ATACGCACATGGCTCTGGGATTTTGGATGCCACGATTTATGTTGTTGGAAGTAAAGAAGACGAATCGAAGAACACCCAAACAGAAGGAAGCGGAGAGTCGGCGGTACTACGGACGGTGGAGAAATACGATGCCTATATCAATCGTTGGGAGGATTCAGCGCCCCTAGCGAAACCTGCTAGCTCTGCAGCTGTGATAGGGTACAAG AGGAGACTGTACGTTATCGGAGGCAACAGTTCCTGTAAGATGATCCAGAGGTTTACTCCCCGGAGTAGTCAATGGGACATCATGGAGTCATCCCTGGTCATCAACCGGTGCGCGCCCGCTGTCGTGCTGGGCGGACTCATCTATGTGCTCGGGGGCGGTTCCCGGAGGGTGGTAGTGTACGATCCGGAAACAGAAAAG GTAAGCCGTGTGTGTGACATGACGTTCCGACGTGGTTTCCACGGTGCGGCCGTTGTGGAGGGGAAGATTTACGTCACAGGGGGCGTGGCTACAGGCGACACCGCTGCGCATGACACCATCGAGTGTTACGATCCCAAAACTGACACTTGGTCCATCTCTGGGAAGATGACGGGACCGTTATCAATGCATGGCTGTGTGTCTATCTGCCGTTAG